The genomic interval ggatatgagagagagaaagaaaggaaaagaaaagggagagagatgagagaaattAAGGTGTAAACTGGttattgagagaaagagaaatgggtaaaatgatatttttaagttaCCTGTAAACTTACATGTAAAAAGCCTTCTATACAAATAACATTACCCATATAACACATTACAAATTTTCTAATATAGAGGCTACATTTGGTGTCACCTATTAGATTtgcttaaataatattaattatttttatattttgaaaaataacacGTCACCCTTTTCATTACCAAACATACAAATTGACTAttttatctctctctatatataaactctacccctctctctcttcccttctttctctctcttttccctttttttttttctttttctccactTCATcccaataattaattagaagAGTATTGCTACTCGGCCACTCTCAAAGTCACCCTGAAGATATCGCGTCGACTCTAAAATATTACGATATATCATGGTATGAAGAGAAGTCCAAAACTaagtattttcaaatttttgcctCACTTGCACTGTATAAATGCTCATTGACCATAGTGGAACCTCTAACATCCagaattctttcttttctcccaTTCCCTCTGCAgcaatcatattttatttctttatatctTTTCTCTCCTATTGCCTCTTGTTTCTCTCacatctttattattatttctagttCAATGACAGACAAGATTTTACAAGGTGATAGTAAACCCCATCATGAAATCATGATAGGTTTCAAACACTAGTTTGGAGACCAAGGCAATGATAGCACAAAGGTAGTGGTAGAAGTAGAGGCTTTGTAAACTGATGgtatatttctctctctttagtGAATAGAGATGTAATTGAGCCAAGACGAGATTTTACTGAGGTCAAACTCAGCTCGGCAAGAAAACATTAAGCTTGAGATCGAATTGAGCTTAAAATTTTATTCGACCTCGAGTTTTACTCAAGCTTGAGGTCATCTCAAGCTCACCTCACAAGAAGCTTCTGTGGAGGCAAGCTTGAGCTCGAGCTTGTgagaagaggagaagaataGTGCTTGCTTTGCATAAGGAAGGAAAGGTAAAGAAATGGATGAAGAAGTGGGTCGAAAACTCAAGATGACGTGAAGACGACGAAAAGAGGTAGAGTCTGTTTGAAAGATCTGGATTAACCAAGTGAGATGATGACATAGTGAAGACAAAGTGTAGACAACGACAAACTAAAAattaagaagatgaagaaagatAAAGTTATCTCACCTGCAAGGAGGGAGAGGGGTGTGTGACACATGTGCTTTACAATTCAGGTTTGTAActttggttatatatatattatattatattagatGATGACttaatataatagtaaaaaacataataaatttaatgattttattataataatttaaagtttgataattttatatttactaatataaaattagtattaatgtatttataataatagtaatgtatttataaattagtCGAGTTTCTAATTGAACATCTTCACGAGTCTCTAATTGAGTCTATTCATTAGTCACTAATTAATTTGTTCGCGAACCTTAACAAAGTTAAGCTTTATTAAGTGCAAGttcaatttgtttataaattgagttttaaaattaagtttaagttTAAGTAGTTTAATTTAACAAACGAACACCCAATAACTCCATAATGACTCTACTTATTTGCGATCTTATTGGTGAACCCAAAAGGCGACGGTGGCCATCTCTAACAccatttactttaattgtttcttatttttgtcaaataaattgaattagagAAAGACATTTTAGGGATTTGAAAAAACTTAAGGGTCATTTACTAATGGTATGAAAAAGTGATtcatggtaaaaaaaaaaaaaaaaaaggtgttatttttaaaactacAAAAATAAACGATGTAATTTACGTACGTAAAGCCAGGAATGTCCGTAAAATTTACACTATATTCTAAGgttataaatttgatattaCTAGCACATTTGAAGCACATTTAATTAGTAACAAATTGtgatgttattttatatatgcatagactattttgattattataaagttaatttagGGTCGAGAGACTGAGTTGTAAACGTAATATTGTAAGAAGAGTCTTCTCAAGACCTCTCTTCCACTCAGACACACTGATGAGTTATACATTTTTcgttttatcttatattaacaacaataaaaatagGTTTTTTCTGTGGACATTAATGGGCTCAAGTTCataaaagacaagaaaaattatCATGAACGAATAATAAGACAAATTAACAGAAAGTGTTAATACACCGACACACATCATCACCACCACCGTTAATCATGTAGCTAACCGtagccacatatatataatttttgaaaaggtACCTGAAACGAAGAGGTTACACACATAGATTGCATTTtcatgggaaattaattaattaagaatccCCGATGAGTTTGATCTCAGTCTTCTCTATGTCAAGAGCAAAGCCCTTTCCCGTCTTCTGCCAGTAGTCTGCATATGGATTTGTCATCGCAGGAACTTGAAGGTCTGCTCTGGAGCTCTTCAGACCATCCGTCGAAATGCCATACGTGGCGTCCCTCTGTATCACCAACTCTGCGTTCACGTTCACCCCCAACCCCATGTTCCCCTCTTGCGGCGACATCATCAGAGATGGCGCCCCAAGAGGAAGCCTATCCCCTGCATTCACACACGTACGTAATTGCATGCATTAATTAAGTTACCTTTGTATAGAAGGGTTCAAATGATATTGATATTGATGCTTTTACTTTTTATAGAGCGCTACGTAGTATATACCTCTGTCTACTTGCCAGGTGCACCAAAACTTGCCGTACGTTCCTGCAAGATCCTCGAGCTCGGATCTGGAAATCATCTCTGGAACGCGGGGATTCACCCAGAGGCCTGATTTGATCTGAATGTACGTACAAAATCAAACACATGACGGATCGTGCAATAAATAGGAGAAATTATATAAGgtttaaaagtaattaattaatcgaatAATTAAGTATATACCTCGTGAGCATGGGAATGCCACAGCTTCTGTTCCTCCACCGGCAGCGAGTCGAATACACGGCCCGACACTACGTATTCCACGCCTGCAGcgataattaatcaaatatatttcatttcaaataataCTATTTAAAATCTTTCTatccaattaatatatatatatatgtatataccgATGAGATGGGCATTGGAGTCATCGGAGTCGAAGACGGCGCACTGGAGGAAGTCCTGGTTGGCGCGACAGACGTAGTGGTGAGCCTCGATCTGGCGAGACACGTCGTGGCTGTAGACGGCGAAGGTGCACACGTGCTGGCTCATCTGCTTCAGCGGCTTCATCGACTGCATCATCTGGGCGCCCATGTCCAGCACCTGCTGCCCCACCGTCATGGGCTTCCCCGGCGGCACCGCCCCGTCCCCCGGCGGCATCTCCCCCGGCGACCTGTCGCTCGACGCCATCGATATATCTCAACTTCTACTTAATTTCAAAATCCAGTCAGCAGTTAATTTCAACGTTTTCTGTTTCAGCTAGGTAGCCGGCCGACCGATCTGCgatcgctctctctctctctctccgtttatttatatatatgtatgtaactATAAGTAATTGGGTTCGGAAAGAAAAGGCAAGGATCGAGAAGAAAAGGTTGGTTTTATGTGCATGGAGGTGTTTAATTAAGGTGGCAACGAAGCCTGGGATTGCTGAGAAGCGGTTGCTAGATGCTTGGGAGATGGGGACACTTGGCCCCTTACTTCTCATTGGCCTCGTGGCCATGGCCCGTTCAACATAGCtccattctttttttctttttctttttttctctcttttttaacTCGCTCCCATAAATTAGTTTATCAATTAGGTCTTGAATATTTCATTGCCAagtcaaataatatatattaattagaaGAGTTAACGTTGTTGTTTAGGATTTATAGTTAACATGATCGCTTAATTGGAATAACTAATgatctttttaaatatattaatttggaACGAACTCGATTGACATAAATTAGAATATCTTTCTGAAAAATAAAGACATTAAGATCTACCcctaatttatttataacttaattttaattaaggTCTGAACAATTGTTAAATTAGACAAAGAAAAGCTCATTTATCATTTGCTGAAAAAAAGTTCTACTCATCACTCAGTTCATGCTCATCAATCTTAATCTAATTTCCTTAATTTATTGGTCCAAGTAATCTACTTTTTAGAGATGCACGctcaataacatatatttttatttttatttgaataaacaTCATAATTAAGTATCTTAATAacatttgtgtatatatatatatatatatacaagatgTTTTTAGTTCCAAAAGCTctttgttttataaaaattgattaattagCAACGGCTCAGAATTCTTTAGAAAAGATGAGCTATGAACTGATTTTAATTTAGAGGACTAATTAAATGTACAGAATCCCTCGTGAGAACGACATGCAAATTAGAGTCTGGACAATCACTAGTGAGTTTATTTCTGCATGTCTGCTAGAATGAGTCTCAAAGATCACATATCAAATGGCAATACTTCTCAAGCCATAAGCATCGTGGTAAACAAATCTGAGACTTCTGCTTATTATTCTGAATAATCAGTGATTTATCGCAGTTCAGGAAGGGAATGATCTATTTGCTTCAATTTAAGACTTAGAGCTTTATTGCTGAAAGTGTTGCTTGTTCCTTAAAGCCATGCATTGTGTTTAATTAGCTCAATGGATCCATTATCTTCTCATGCATTGTGTTTATCGGGTAGCACTTAGGCTCTTGGTTGTTGCAACTGAAATTGGAATGAATATTTCCCAAAAAGTGCTTGTATTATACTCGTGTTTTTCACTGGTCAATATTATATTTACCTTGGTTCGGGGTTTGAAGCAATAGGGTTCAAGCCACATACTAACTAGgttttggaattttattttaatttttacattaatCCTTCAATAATTGCTAGGTAGATTATTCTGATTTAGAACCATGATATACAGGACCAAATAGCATTATTCTTTCGGGGAAGGATCATACAAAGTTTTGAATTAGAATAATTATAATTGACGTCACCAAAAATGTGAGATTCTACAACAAATTCCCTCCGGGAGAGcatacaaagaagaaaaagaagagcaaaaaccaTCTTCTGGGCAACACTTCTACCTCCCCCTGTTCTAAGTGAAggtataagaaaaataataactaTGTACATCATGCAGAAGCAGCACGGTCAAATAATCTACCTAGCAATTAAGTTCACTACTTTTAAGTAAAACTGTAGAAGCACCTGATGTCTATTCCAGGGGGCACAACTAGGCTCACATCCCGCAGAAGCATAATCTAAAATCAGCATCAGTAGGACATGGAATCCATATTGACCTTATAGAGATTGTCAATTGATGTAGAAGAAGTGCCAATCTCTGTTTCAATAGTTATTGAATTCGGGGTCCGGGCCGTCTGGCTGCTGCTGGGACTGTAGCTTTGCTTCTTCTCTCGATGAAAGTCCCTCATGGCTTTAAACCTCAGATCTTCTGTATAAGAACTGGGGTCTGGGACGATATCAGGAATACTAGTTTGTCCTTCAAGCATGCTCACTACCTCGGACATTGTAGGCCTGAGTGACGGCGATCCATTCGTGCACAACATCGCAACTTTAGCCACCTTTTcaagttgtttcatgttgacTTCAGACCCCAATCTTGGATCAAGGAGATCCTCTAAGTTTCCATCTTTTTGCAAGTAGCAGGCCTGCATTTAGACaacgtgatttttttttacgaGAAAAAGTTCAGTAGGCAATAAGTAATTGACAAGAATGTTTCATCTTCTATGATACAAATATATCAAGCTAGGCTCCAGTACAATGAAAGGATGTCCTTCAGTACCCAATCTAGCAGACAGACGAAGTTGGTACTCGGCATGTAATTGTTGTTGTTCTTCCCACTAACAATTTCCAAAGCCACAATTCCAAAGCTGTAAACATCAGCCTTGTGGGTCAAATAACCCCAAAGTGCATATTCTGGGGCCATATATCCTCTGCAAATCAAGATTCTGGTGCCTCATTCAACATGCAAAAGGAACTCAAATGTACTGAACAAAGGAACGGTTAGACTATCTAAAGAGTAAAGACAGAGTTCATCCAGAAAGGATCCTGTGACTCACATGGTTCCAGCAATCCTAGTGCTAATGTGAGTTTTTTCATCTTCATTAAGCCTAGCCAGtccgaaatctgaaatttttgGGTTTAGGTTTTCATCAAGAAGCACATTGGTAGCTTTTATGTCTCTGTGAATAATTTTGAATCTTGATTCTTCATGTAGAAAAGCTAAACCTCTTGCAATTCCAATGCAGATATTAAATCTAGTTGGCCAATCAAGTATCAACTGGCTGTCATCTGGATTTGAACATTATTCAACACAGAGAAACATTAGTAAAGTCACTGCAGTCCAATGTTAATAGGAGAAATGTCGACAATTTTCTTATTGGGgtgtcaaaatcaagaaaaacttACTGAACAAAGCTCGTGCGAGACTATTGTTTTCCATGTACTCGTACACCAATAATAATTGATCCCCTTCAATACAGCATCCATGAAGTTTAACAAGATTTGGGTGTTGCAAACAGGAAATCATGCCTATTTCATTGAAAAACTCACGATTTCCTTGTCTTGACTTAGAGGACAGTTGCTTCACTGCAATTTCAGTACCATCAGATAATAGACCCTGCATCCAGCATTTACTCAGAAATCTGTGCATAAGATCTAAGAAGCTGAATCAGCTAATCATCAGGTTAGCTAAAGCACCTTGTAGACAGGGCCAAAGCCACCTTCTCCGATCTTGTTTGCAGAATCAAAATTATTAGTGGCAGCTTTAATCTGTTTCAAAGTAAAGGAACCCTTTTGCAACTTTAAGCCTTCAAGATCTGCCAGGAATGAAATATAGCAGTTTCTACCACTTATACTAGTATAGCATCCattcaaattttagaaacaaagaaaatgtCTGTTTAAATATAATTGGTCGGAATGTTCACCTTTTCTATTCCTTTTTCTAACTTTTAAATGACCTCTCCACAAAAGGATGCTGATTATCAGAACAATAATGCATGTTGCCACAACTCCAACAGTAATAACAGTAATATAAGTAGTAGCCTTCTTCTTTCCCCCATGCTGACAAGATTTGAAATCTGCCCAAAAGAACAAACCAAAACACCACTAATGAGAATCCCATGCACATGACAACAGCCAAACAATTGAGCAAAGAAACACTTATCTGATAACTTAGGTAAAAGCCCGACATTCATAGCATATTGTCATTGTAGAATTGCTTATAAAGATAAAACGCACATATATGCCCTCACTTGTCCATGCAAGATAGACACCAAAAAGAACCCACAAGACCAGAAAATTCACCATTAAATCCATTTCCCAGAGCCATAAATGTATGTTAAACTGCAGCAATGTCTCTGAGGTTTGGCACGCTGGATCCCACATTGAACAAGAAATGGGAGATCTTGTGGCACATAAATGGGGTAGGCAGCACCAGCTAATGACTTGTGCTTTTTCTCTAGATGGAAAGCGCCTAAACcccatgacaaattggtatcagaatgCCCCATTCTTGATCTGATTTCATGTCAAGCACTCCCAAGGGGAAGGGCGGTCCACCTGATCTGAGGGAAGAGCAAATTTAATTGAGCGTGTCTCAGATCCTTTAGGCAATACCacctatcaattggtatcaatTGGTTTGGTTTAAATGGCAAGCACCCAGTGATGTAGGacagaataataaattttaggaattagtattgtttattttatttattaagtttattttctattttagtttgtttcctaatttctttGGATTTCTTTTAAGGAAATGCTTCTTGTACATCAAGAGCTACACCTTGGACTACACACACGCGtgtaaatgatcaaaataccccTCGCGTCTCACGGTATAGCGCATAAGCAAAATACCCCTCACCCAAGGCGATGAGGCACTGCAAGACGGTGAGACATGGTGAGGTGAGACGGTGAGATGcgagggatattttggtcatttgcgGACGTGTGTGTAGCCCTtaatgtacaaatagcataGTCCttcttttaatatctttttgCTTCCTTAAGTTAGTATAATCCTAATTAGATTGGAATAAGAAATCCTAGTTAAGATAgatttttatctattaattgtctataaatagttCGATTGGATTGTAATTTAAGGTAGCTTTGATTATTGACATTGATTATAGGCTCACCtatgatgaaaaatataacagaagaaatttgtagcaaaagaagTGCACAAACACCAAAGAAACTTGGTACAAAACTATTGGGTCAAGACAAGTCTCGGCCACTACTCAAAAACAAAACCCAAAAATAGAGCTACAAATACACAGAATAATCGATAGACTAAAACATGCATATGAAcaaaatagcaaaaataaagCATAAACGAACACAAgcgatttaccgtggttcacccgttaatgagg from Diospyros lotus cultivar Yz01 chromosome 8, ASM1463336v1, whole genome shotgun sequence carries:
- the LOC127808644 gene encoding oil body-associated protein 2A-like; this encodes MASSDRSPGEMPPGDGAVPPGKPMTVGQQVLDMGAQMMQSMKPLKQMSQHVCTFAVYSHDVSRQIEAHHYVCRANQDFLQCAVFDSDDSNAHLIGVEYVVSGRVFDSLPVEEQKLWHSHAHEIKSGLWVNPRVPEMISRSELEDLAGTYGKFWCTWQVDRGDRLPLGAPSLMMSPQEGNMGLGVNVNAELVIQRDATYGISTDGLKSSRADLQVPAMTNPYADYWQKTGKGFALDIEKTEIKLIGDS